In Corynebacterium matruchotii, a single genomic region encodes these proteins:
- a CDS encoding metallophosphoesterase family protein, translated as MTHTLWAVSDLHAAVRDNSQHIMSIHPADPSDWLIVAGDVAERNNVIIDVLAMLRSRFAKVIWVPGNHELFSRTSDRFRGRDKYNELVDLCRRIDVLTPEDPYPMFHGVTIVPLFTLYDYSFRQPGLGVEEAVQSARDKGIMLTDEFAIAPFVDVRGWCWDRLAYSIKRLSRTTGPTILVNHWPLVVEPVNQVRFTEIGLWCGTRHTRSWARRYDAQVVIYGHLHMPGEMVVEGVRHVEVSLGYPREWRMPGHLGLWPYPVMEVDGENG; from the coding sequence ATGACGCACACTTTATGGGCGGTGTCCGATTTGCATGCCGCGGTGCGTGATAATTCCCAGCACATCATGAGTATTCATCCCGCTGATCCGTCTGATTGGCTTATTGTTGCTGGCGATGTGGCGGAACGTAATAATGTCATTATTGATGTTTTGGCCATGTTGCGTAGCCGGTTCGCTAAGGTGATTTGGGTTCCGGGAAACCATGAGTTGTTTTCTCGCACATCGGACCGGTTTCGAGGTCGAGATAAATATAACGAACTTGTGGATTTATGCCGCAGGATTGATGTGTTGACCCCGGAGGATCCTTACCCCATGTTTCATGGGGTGACTATTGTACCGTTGTTTACGCTGTATGATTATTCGTTCCGCCAGCCGGGTTTGGGGGTGGAAGAGGCGGTGCAGTCGGCCCGGGATAAGGGCATTATGCTCACCGACGAGTTCGCTATTGCCCCGTTCGTGGATGTGCGTGGCTGGTGTTGGGATCGGCTGGCGTATTCCATTAAACGGTTGTCTCGTACCACTGGGCCAACGATTTTGGTGAATCATTGGCCGTTAGTGGTGGAGCCGGTGAATCAGGTTCGGTTTACGGAGATTGGGTTGTGGTGCGGTACTCGGCACACCCGTTCGTGGGCGCGGCGTTATGATGCCCAGGTTGTGATTTATGGTCATTTGCACATGCCGGGGGAGATGGTTGTGGAAGGGGTTCGGCATGTGGAAGTGTCGTTGGGGTATCCGCGGGAGTGGCGGATGCCTGGCCATTTGGGTTTGTGGCCGTATCCGGTTATGGAGGTGGATGGGGAAAATGGTTGA
- a CDS encoding 4'-phosphopantetheinyl transferase family protein: MVDPSLFPESAKFCTMNVANHSTDLTRFNMLHPLERALVAHAVDIRKAEFGDARWCAHQALADLGRDSSQPILRGERGMPLWPSAVSGSLTHTNGFRAAVVAPRLLVRSMGLDVEVAEPLPEGVIHSVALPTEIAQLERLQSRGVDCATKLLFCVKEATYKAWFPLTHRWLGFEQAEIDVRDDGTCTSYLLVRPTPVPLIEGRWQITNGYIVVATYVT, translated from the coding sequence ATGGTTGATCCATCGTTGTTTCCCGAGTCGGCAAAATTTTGCACGATGAATGTGGCGAATCATTCGACTGATCTGACTCGGTTTAATATGTTGCACCCGTTGGAGCGCGCATTGGTGGCGCATGCGGTTGATATTCGCAAAGCAGAGTTTGGTGATGCCCGGTGGTGTGCGCACCAGGCGTTGGCGGATCTAGGTAGGGATTCATCGCAGCCGATTTTGCGTGGTGAGCGGGGTATGCCATTGTGGCCGTCGGCGGTGTCGGGGTCGTTGACGCACACGAATGGGTTTCGGGCGGCGGTCGTGGCGCCCCGGTTGTTGGTGCGGTCGATGGGGTTGGACGTGGAGGTGGCGGAACCATTACCGGAGGGGGTGATTCATTCTGTTGCCTTGCCGACCGAAATCGCCCAGTTGGAGCGATTGCAAAGTCGGGGGGTGGATTGTGCCACAAAACTGTTGTTTTGTGTGAAGGAGGCAACCTATAAGGCGTGGTTTCCGCTTACACATAGGTGGTTAGGGTTTGAGCAGGCTGAGATTGATGTACGGGATGATGGTACATGCACGTCGTATTTGCTGGTGCGCCCCACCCCGGTGCCGTTGATTGAGGGGCGGTGGCAGATTACCAATGGGTATATTGTGGTGGCCACCTATGTGACATAA
- the truB gene encoding tRNA pseudouridine(55) synthase TruB, whose amino-acid sequence MTQASPDPLATSGLVVVDKPAGMTSHDVIGRLRRIFHTRRVGHAGTLDPLATGVLIVGINRGTKFLTHLVAATKSYQATIRLGMATTTDDAEGAEISRADTTHLTDDDITAALSQFIGRIMQRPAAVSAIKIDGKRAHERVRAGESITIPAREVTISQLTPTGFDHHDEFIDMNITVDCSSGTYIRSIARDLGEVLHVGGHITALRRTAVGNFTLADTRTLTQLETNPHLSLSLDQTLTRCYPTLAITEAEATALSLGQWLPARGLDGTHAAVSPDGRSIALVKETGNRLATVFVARPATLT is encoded by the coding sequence ATGACACAAGCCTCCCCAGATCCATTAGCCACCTCCGGCCTTGTGGTCGTCGACAAGCCAGCAGGAATGACCTCACACGATGTCATTGGGCGGCTGCGTCGCATCTTCCACACCCGACGCGTTGGGCATGCCGGAACCCTTGATCCGCTCGCCACCGGGGTGCTCATTGTTGGCATAAACCGGGGCACAAAATTCCTCACGCACCTTGTTGCCGCCACAAAATCGTACCAAGCCACCATCCGGCTCGGCATGGCCACCACCACCGATGACGCCGAAGGCGCCGAAATAAGCCGTGCCGACACAACCCACCTCACCGACGACGATATCACCGCCGCACTTTCCCAATTTATTGGACGCATTATGCAACGACCCGCCGCGGTCAGCGCCATCAAAATCGACGGCAAACGCGCCCACGAACGGGTGCGCGCCGGCGAATCCATCACCATCCCCGCCCGGGAAGTCACCATCAGCCAACTCACCCCCACCGGTTTCGACCACCACGATGAGTTCATCGACATGAATATCACTGTTGACTGCTCTTCGGGGACATATATTCGATCTATTGCCCGGGACTTGGGCGAAGTCCTCCACGTTGGTGGGCACATCACCGCCCTCCGCCGCACCGCAGTCGGAAACTTCACTCTCGCCGACACCCGCACCCTCACGCAATTAGAAACCAACCCCCACCTATCACTCAGCCTCGACCAAACACTCACCCGCTGCTACCCCACCCTTGCCATCACCGAAGCCGAAGCCACCGCACTCAGCCTGGGACAGTGGTTGCCCGCACGTGGTCTTGACGGCACCCACGCCGCCGTATCCCCCGACGGACGCAGTATCGCCCTCGTCAAAGAAACCGGAAATCGCCTGGCCACCGTGTTCGTGGCCCGACCCGCAACCCTCACGTAA
- a CDS encoding bifunctional riboflavin kinase/FAD synthetase: MDIWHGITEVPKDLTGSVVTIGVFDGMHRGHSRLLAAATTRAHELGLPSILLTFDPHPLAVLRPDRMPPLLGTVTQRASLAAAQGIDHILAMSFNVAVAQLSPEEFFLQIVRDTLKARAVVVGSNFTFGKKAAGTTEVLRELGHKYGIEVHVIDLLVEDDAVICSTLIRRLLGEGKVREANAALGREFSVAGEVVRGAGRGGRELGFPTANLYFSDLVALPQDAVYAGWLMVISQAPIDGDMKQGVRYPAAISVGHNPTFGDKRRSVESYVIGKNADLYGHTVVVEFVDWVRSMEKFTGVPELLAAIHQDVAETLRILEVEK, translated from the coding sequence GTGGATATTTGGCATGGGATTACTGAAGTACCGAAGGATTTGACCGGTTCCGTTGTGACCATTGGGGTTTTCGATGGCATGCACCGGGGGCATAGTCGATTGTTGGCGGCCGCAACAACCAGGGCGCATGAATTGGGTCTACCCAGCATATTGCTTACTTTTGACCCGCATCCATTGGCGGTGTTGCGCCCGGATCGGATGCCACCGTTGTTGGGGACGGTGACGCAGCGAGCGTCGTTAGCTGCTGCCCAGGGGATCGACCATATTTTGGCGATGAGTTTTAATGTTGCGGTGGCGCAGCTAAGCCCGGAAGAATTTTTCCTCCAGATTGTTCGGGATACGCTCAAAGCCCGGGCCGTGGTGGTGGGCTCGAATTTTACGTTCGGCAAAAAAGCCGCAGGTACCACGGAAGTATTGAGGGAACTCGGCCACAAGTATGGTATTGAGGTGCATGTCATTGATTTGTTAGTGGAGGATGATGCGGTGATTTGCTCCACGCTGATTCGGCGTTTGCTGGGTGAAGGTAAGGTGCGGGAGGCAAATGCCGCGTTGGGGCGGGAATTTTCTGTTGCCGGTGAAGTGGTGCGAGGTGCCGGCCGTGGAGGGCGGGAATTGGGGTTCCCAACAGCCAATTTATATTTCTCCGATTTGGTAGCGTTGCCCCAGGACGCTGTGTACGCTGGGTGGTTAATGGTGATATCGCAGGCACCTATCGACGGTGACATGAAGCAGGGAGTACGGTACCCAGCCGCAATCTCGGTTGGGCACAATCCTACATTTGGCGATAAACGCCGCAGCGTAGAAAGTTATGTGATTGGTAAAAACGCCGATCTTTATGGGCACACGGTCGTGGTGGAGTTCGTGGACTGGGTGCGAAGCATGGAAAAGTTCACCGGTGTTCCCGAACTATTGGCTGCTATTCACCAGGATGTTGCTGAAACGCTACGAATCCTAGAGGTGGAGAAGTAA
- a CDS encoding nucleoside hydrolase, translating into MTKIILDLDMGIDDALALAYALGSPELELIGITATYGNVLVQDGVRNDLALLELFGRPDIPVFVGESHALAKDGFEVLPISEFIHGSNGIGDVTVPDAAACCQKQSAVDFLIDSVAKYGDDLVIVPTGAMTNIATAMRRSPEFAERAHIVFMGGALAVPGNVNACVEANISQDPEAADIMVRHGKDVTMIGLDVTLQTLLTYEETRKWREYGTPAGQLLADATDYYIKAYETTAPELGGCGLHDPLAVGVAIDPTLVTLLPINLKVDLEGPTRGRTIGDENRMGESATTRVAVAVDAPRFLTEFMARVGKVAAGL; encoded by the coding sequence ATGACAAAGATTATTTTAGATTTAGACATGGGTATTGATGATGCCCTGGCCCTGGCTTATGCGCTGGGATCCCCCGAATTGGAGCTCATTGGGATCACCGCCACTTACGGGAATGTGCTCGTGCAAGACGGGGTGCGTAACGATCTTGCCTTGTTGGAGCTCTTCGGCAGGCCGGACATTCCGGTGTTTGTGGGGGAATCGCATGCCCTGGCTAAGGATGGTTTCGAAGTGTTGCCCATCTCGGAATTCATTCACGGATCCAACGGTATCGGGGATGTGACTGTACCGGACGCTGCTGCTTGCTGTCAGAAACAATCGGCGGTGGACTTCCTTATCGATAGTGTTGCTAAGTACGGTGATGACCTGGTGATCGTCCCCACCGGCGCCATGACGAACATTGCTACCGCCATGCGTAGGTCGCCGGAATTCGCGGAGCGGGCCCATATCGTGTTCATGGGTGGGGCACTCGCAGTGCCAGGCAATGTGAACGCGTGCGTGGAGGCAAATATCAGCCAGGATCCAGAGGCTGCGGACATCATGGTGCGGCATGGCAAGGATGTGACCATGATTGGTTTGGACGTCACTCTGCAAACCCTTTTGACCTATGAGGAAACCCGCAAGTGGCGGGAATATGGGACGCCGGCAGGTCAGCTTTTAGCCGATGCTACCGACTATTACATCAAGGCCTACGAGACCACAGCTCCTGAACTGGGTGGTTGTGGTCTGCACGACCCGCTTGCGGTAGGTGTTGCCATCGATCCAACATTAGTGACACTTCTGCCCATCAATCTGAAGGTGGATCTAGAAGGCCCCACCAGAGGCCGCACCATTGGGGACGAAAACCGGATGGGCGAGTCTGCAACTACTCGGGTGGCGGTTGCAGTGGATGCGCCCCGATTCCTGACCGAGTTTATGGCCCGGGTAGGGAAAGTCGCCGCAGGTTTGTAA
- the rpsO gene encoding 30S ribosomal protein S15 has product MALTAEQKKAILAEYGLHETDTGSPEAQVALLTSRINALTEHLKFHKHDHHSRRGLLLLVGRRRGLLKYLAANNVDRYRDLISRLGLRR; this is encoded by the coding sequence ATGGCGTTGACCGCCGAGCAGAAGAAAGCAATCCTAGCCGAGTATGGTCTCCACGAGACCGACACCGGTTCCCCCGAAGCACAGGTGGCATTGTTGACCTCCCGGATCAACGCCCTGACCGAACACCTGAAATTCCACAAGCATGACCACCACTCCCGTCGTGGCCTGCTGTTGCTGGTGGGTCGCCGCCGTGGGTTGCTGAAGTACCTGGCCGCCAATAATGTGGACCGGTACCGTGACCTGATTTCCCGCCTGGGGTTGCGTCGCTAA